From the genome of Photobacterium sp. TLY01:
GAGCCAGAAAGGCGTCGTCGATACGGGCGTATTCCAGCACTGCCGGGTCATACACAGCATGCTGGCCTGCCAGACCGCGATCCGGCATCTGATAACCACTGTTGGTGGCTTCAATCAGTAACATCGACACCGGCTCTTCGACCTCAATGCGCCAGCTGGTCGCACGGGGAATGGTGATGTAGTCGCCTTCGGTGAAGGCCAGGTGGCCATAATCACAATACAGCTGACCGCTGCCCTGATGAATGAAAAGTACTTCATCGCCATCACCATTGCGAACCAGATGGTTCATGCTTTGAGTGGTATTCCAGACTCTGAGTTTCAGCTGGTTGTTGTACAGCACTAATGATGCATCCCAGGGCGATTCACCAGGCTGCTCAAGACGGGTGGTATCGATGGCGCGGGGGCGCAAGGGGCCGTCCCATTCCACCCAGCCCGTCGGCGGATTGCTGTGATACATGTGGCTTGCAGGGCCAAAGAAGCCTTCTTTACCGCATTCGCGTTCATACGTACCTTCCGGCAAGTCACAGTGGGCCTGACGTGAGGCTTTACCTTCGATAATCGGAAATTGAAACCAGTGACGCATCTTTGGGTCCTCATTGACGATGACAGCCTGCGTTTGTCAGCAGCGACAAACCCACTGTCTCTATCCTTGTGTGCCAGACGCCCGGTTCACTCTGATGGTTGTGTCCCGGCTGATCTGGCTTAACATCGTGTTAACCTTCTGCTTTAACTCTGGTTGAGAGCGAGTTAACAAGCAACCCCTTTACCAATATTCACTTTTGCAAAGTGTGCGGTTTTTTTTACATAACTGTATGTTCTTATTGATGGTCTAAGTCAGTGCTCTGCTTCGTTTTTTCAATCTGGTCTGACAGATGCTCAGCAATGCGGGGTATGTAAAATTATTGTTACACCGAAGCCATTGTGCGATTCCACTCAGATGGTTCCATTGCGATCCCTAAAACGCCTACCCTTAAACGAGAAGGGACAGCTCCAGACTTATCTGTTGTTTATTCGCAGCTCAGCCATGCATGAGCCGGAGAAACAGACCGTTGAGCTGATGATTGCCAAGGTAAGGCAGAGAGACATAGAAGGTTGTTTTATGGGCAAAGCGACAAAGTATGTATCGAAACAGCCGGATGAAAACGGCTTTATTCACTGGTCTGACGATGAGCACCAGATCTGGCATGATCTGGTGACAAGACAGCTTGGCTGCATTCAAGGCCGGGCCTGTGATGAATATATTCAAGGGCTGGAACTGTTGAATCTGCCTGTCGATCGCGTACCGCAACTGGCTGAAGTGAATCAGGTGCTGATGAAAAGTACAGGCTGGCAGTGTGTTGAAGTGCCGGCGCTGATTAATTTCGACCGTTTCTTTAAACTGCTGGCCAATAAACAGTTTCCGGTGGCGACATTCCTGCGCAGCCGGGAAGAATTCGATTACCTGCAGGAACCTGATTTTTTCCATGAAGTGTTTGGCCACTGTGCCATGCTGACCCATCCGGCTTTTGCAGAATTTACCCATACCTATGGCCGTTTAGGCTTCGCTGCGTCCAAGGAGGAGCGGGTTTATCTTGCGCGTTTGTACTGGTTTACCGTTGAGTTTGGCCTGATTCGCCAGCACGGTGAGCGCCGGATTTACGGTGGCGGTATTCTGTCTTCTCCGGGTGAAACTGAATATGCCATGACCAGCGACAAACCGGTTTACAAAGCATTTGATCCGGTTGATGTGTTACGCACCCCTTATCGGATTGACATCATGCAGCCGATTTATTTTGAGATTGATGGTATACAGCAACTGTTTGAGCTGGCCCATCAAGACATCATGAGTATGGTGCATCAGGCCCAGTCTTTGGGTCTGCATGCACCTTTGTACCCACCGAAGAACAAGGAGCAAGTTGGGGAATATGTCTGATTTAACTGAATTGAAGTGTGAAGCCTGTCAAATTGACGCCCCTATGGTCACAGACCATGAAATGGTTGAGCTGACAAAAGCCATCCCAGAGTGGGAGGTGCTCAATGTTGAGGGAATCAAGCAGCTGGAAAGGGCGTATAAGTTTAAGAATTTTAAGCTGGCCTGGGCATTTGCCAATCAGGTGGCAGAGATGGCTGAAGAAGAATTTCATCATCCGACCATTACGCTTGAGTGGGGTAAAGTGACAGTCAACTGGTGGAGCCATTCAATTAAAGGGCTTCATAAAAACGACTTTATCTGTGCCGCCAAAACAGATCGCCTGTTTGAAAATTAAACACATTGATTGATTCTAAAAAACACGTCTGTTGGCAAAGAACACATATTAAGCGCTGGTTTACCGGCGCTTTTTTTGTTCACTGTTCCTGAAGAGACGGTTTTACTGTGTCAGCATTATTGACACTGACGTGGTGCTCAATCTTTGTCTGAGGCAGTCAGTGTCGCCATTTCTCTTGATCCCCTGATCGGGAGATTCATGGTGGCAGCCTTGCTGTCTCTCTCATCTTCTTTTCCGGTCAGCGTTTTGCATTTCGCCTTGCAAAATGCGATGCAAGTCACAAAAGTTTACACCACCTAGGCTGCACTGCCGTGTCCTCACGCAGTAGTGACCCGGCACTCTATTTGCATGACAAAGATCACATTCTTGTCGTGATTTTGAGGTTTGACAGGAAGTGGACGACCTGCAAAGCAATGTGGCGTATCACGGATCGGGTTGATCCGGACAATAACGAAATGGGGGCGGCGCTATGTATGACGCAGAGATGAAGCTGAACCATCAGATTGTACAGTTTCTGGAGTATAAGCTTCAGACACTTCATGAAAATATCCGCGAAAATATTACTGAACCGCCGGAACTGTATACGGCGATGCTAGCGGTGCTCACGCAATATATGGCGGGACTGAAATCGATCACCTGCTTGCTCAATCATGGTTTTGTGCCGCAAACGCGGGGAATTTTTCAAACCCTGGGTGAAGACTATGAAGATATCATCTTTCTCAGTCTGCCGGCCCTGCATGGCACCATGACCCATCTGCATCATGCCTATCTCAAACGTGTGGCTGGCGAAGAAGACTACGGCTATTACAGTCCGGTGTCGCGATGCGAGATCAGAAACCAGATCCGGGAAGCCAATGGCATCAACCATAATGTTTTTCAGCTTTACCCGAAACGCCAGGCCCTTCAGGTTCTGCGTCCGTTAGGTGACAAACCTTGCTCAGCTAATCTGGCTATCGCGTTACATCGTCACTTTGCTTATAAAGCGGTGTTACTGACAGTATTAACCGCGAAAGTGGCAGATGAACAAGAGGTGATGCGTGAGTGCCTGAATTACCGGGCTCATCTCGAGATGGTGGATCCAGAGGCCGTGGTGATGCCACAACCTAAATCTCAGCCGCGTCCGCAGACTGCGCCAGCGCCTATCGCGAATGATATATCTTATGCAGCAATAAGATAACTGTCACAGTCGCTGTGCTGTACCCAAACATAAGGTAAGTGTGATAACGTCATGTGATGTAAGAAGCCATTGCGAATGCAATGGCTTTATCAGTTAGATGGACGAATGACAGGCATTGGGAACAGCATGGCAGATAAAAAAGCATTAGATACCAAAATCATCACCGCCGGCCGCTCGAAAAAGTGGACTCAGCAACTCGTGAACCCCCCGGTCAGCCGCGCCTCCACCATAGTGTTTGATTCCGTCGAAGAGATGAAACACGCGACCGCCAACAGGGCAAACAAAGCGCTTTTTTATGGCCGCCGCGGCACCAATACGCACTTTGCTTTTCAGGATGCCATGGTTGAGCTGGAAGGCGGGGTGGGTTGCGCGTTATACCCTTGCGGCACAGCTGCGATTTCTAATGCCATTCTGTCATTTGTCAAAACCGGCGATCATATTCTGATGGTGGACGGCGCTTATGAGCCAACCCGGGATTTTTGCGACAAGGTACTCGCAAAAATGGGGGTCGAAACAACTTATTATGACCCTATGATTGGTGAAGAAATCCGGGACTTAATCCGCCCGAATACCACGGTCTTGTTTTTGGAATCGCCTTGCTCTATCACCATGGAAGTGCAGGACGTTCCCACGCTGGCACGCATTGCACATGAAAGCGATATTGTTGTCATGCTGGATAATACCTGGGCTTCTCCGATCAATTTTCAGCCGTTTGAACATGGGGTTGATATTTCTATTCAGGCCGCGACCAAGTATATCGTCGGGCACTCGGATGTCATGTTAGGCACGGCAACGGCCAATGAACGTTGCTGGGATCAGTTACGCGAACACAGCTATCTGATGGGACAGTGTACGTCCCCTGATGACGTGTATCTGGCGATGCGGGGGCTGCGTACTTTAGGCGTGCGTCTGCGCCAGCATCAGGAGAACAGTCTGAAAGTGGCCCGCTGGCTGGCTGAGCGACCCGAAGTGGATCATGTCCGCCATCCGGCACTGCCGAGCTGCGAAGGGCACGAGTTTTATCTCCGGGATTTTAAAGGCTGCAACGGCTTGTTCTCCGTGGTCCTGAACCGGGGCAACACGGAAGCACTGACAGCGTTGCTTGATGGCATGGAACATTTCAGCATGGGGTATTCCTGGGGAGGCTTCGAAAGCCTGATTCTGGCCAGTGAAGATGTGAATAAACTACGTACTGCGAAGAAGAAACACTTTGCGGGTCCAATTTTACGGCTTCATATCGGGTTAGAAGATTGTGACGATCTGATTCGGGATCTGGAAAAAGGATTCGAAAGGCTGAATGCCGTACTGACGGCGGAGTAAGCTGACCGGTTTTCATGATGACAGGCCACTTGAAGTGGCCTTTTCTGTTTCTGGCTATTGATAAATACGAACACATTTTTAGGTAAGTTTCTGAAATAGGCTAGAATTTAGTCATATGACCTGTTTGGGTCACTTGTGGCTGAACGACAAGGAGAAAGGCCATGAAAAAATTATCTCTACTATTGTTAGGGGCATGGGTATTGGCGGGTTGCACCAGCATGGATTCAGAATACGGCGTAGGTGAGTACACACTCTTTCCTAAGGCTTATGTGAATGACGAACCTTACGACAGCATTTATCATTTTGGATATAACCAGGGCTGTGAAAGTGCCTTAAGCCTCAAAGGTGTTGTTGATACTGAATATATGAAAGATATTGCGCTGAATAATTCAGATACCCGTTTTAATGAAGGCTGGGATGACGGTAAAACGGCTTGTGATAGTGGACAGCGTCGACTCATGCAAAGCAGCCAGATCCTGGCAGGTGAACCGAAAGTCACGACAGAAAATAGCTACTAATTTATGGGGTGGGGAAATAACTGAAATCGTTCAGTGTTTCCAATCTCAGGCAGTAAAACAATGAATTATATTCATTGTTTTTGTTGTTAATTGTTAGTAATAAACTTATTACCTAAGTTTTTTGTCTGAGTAAAATATATATCTTACTGTTTGGTTAGATATGTGATAAAAAAACAGACCTTTCGGTCTGTTTTAGAACGCATCGGGAATGTGGATAAGAAATAAACCTAGCCCAAGTTCTTCTTTTTGTTTTTCCACAATCCTGGTGCGTTTATGCCGCTAAGGATTTACCCATTGAATGGACTTGTCCTTGGTGGAACAGCACCGGTACAACGATGTGTACTTCAGTCAGAATTAAGTAACTGCTGTGTTCTGCTGGTGTCTGCAGTTCTACAACCACTTGTAAATTCTGATCGATTGCTTTCTGAAGTGCTTTCGTTGTCGATGTTTTTCCTTTATCGGCAAATGGACTAAATTTTCCATTCCGGGCATACACCCAAATGGTGAAAGAGTGTTCGTCTCTTTCAAGTTGCTCGATGAAATCAACGATGTGTTTCATTTCCAGTCCTTATTGTCGAGCCAATATATGAATATTGACGCGACTATTATGAAATACCCACAATGAAATTCAAATTCTTTGATGGGATTTCTTTGATATTGTGACTTAAGCGATATTTTTGTGAAATTTTAGTGCGTTATTTTGGCATGGGTATAGAAACCAATATGTACAGTGTTTCTTATTAAGTGTTTTTTAAACATATCTTGCTAAGAAATATCGTTTTTTTTGATTCAGTAATCAAACCATAACATTGATTAAAGCGTGCGATGTTTGGATGAAAAATGGTTATATTTTAAGTGTTGTTTTGAACACATGTTTATTTATATTTCTAAAAGGTATATTTGATGGCCGAAGAACCGAAAGTATGTGCATGGGCGATGCATCAGCCTCTGGAACGTGAATACCATGATACTGAGTGGGGGCAAGTCGTCACCGATGATACTGTCTTGTTTGAATTTATCACGCTGGAAGGTGCACAGGCCGGATTAAGCTGGTACACCATACTGAAACGTCGTGAGGCATATCGGCAAGCCTTTGCTGGTTATGATTTGAAGCAACTGGCAGAGTGGGGTGATCAAGAAGCGGAAACGATCCTGACCGGGTTTGACATTATCAGGCACAGAGGCAAGGTCAATTCCGTTTTTTCTAACGCGAGAGCTGCGTTGGCGTTACAGCAAGAGTTTGGCAGTTTGTCGGCTGCATTGTGGCAGTTTGTGGGCGGTGTACCGATCAATCATCGCTGGGAGAGTATGGATCAGGTGCCTGCGAGTAGCGAGGCGTCAAAAGCTATGAGCAAGTTTCTCAAAAAGCGAGGCTTTAAGTTTGTCGGTGAAACCATTTGTTATGCCTTAATGCAGGCAGTCGGCATGGTGAATGATCATCTGGTCGACTGCTATTGTTATGAACGCGCCGTCATGAGCCAGGGGGCTGTAAAGGGCGGAACTGACAATGAAAAATCAATTGAAGGATAAGAGAGTGAGCAGCAGAAATGAGTATGCCTGAAGCATCAGACCAAGACAGCGTGAAGGGAAAAACCATTCGCACCGTGACCCTGGTCGGTGCAATTCTGAATGTTTTTCTGGCGGTTGTGAAAATCGGAGTCGGTAAGGTTGCGGGCAGTCAGGCATTAGTGGCGGACGGTGTTCACAGCTTTTCAGATTTGATCACAGATGCCGTCATTTTGTTCGGCTCCCGTTACTGGATGGCGCCTGCGGACAGTAATCATCCTTATGGTCATGGCAAATTTGAAACGCTGGCAAATGTTTTCATCGGCTTGATGCTGGCTCTGGTTGGGATAGGGATGGGCTGGGATTCGATAGAAACGCTCAGCGACACTGCGCCGCCGGCCCCGGGAATGCTGGCATTTTATGCTGCTGTTGCTGCGATTGTGATGAAAGAACTCCTGTACCGCTGGACAATGCAAAAAGCAAAACACATTCAAAGCGGGGCGTTAAGAGCCAATGCCTGGCACCATCGCAGTGATGCGCTCAGCTCTGTTCCTGTTGCCGTTGCTGTGATCGCCAATGCCATTTTTCCTTCCCTGAAATATCTGGACCAAATTGCGGCATTACTGGTGACCGGGATGATCCTGAAGGCCGCCTTTGAGATTATCTGGCCTGCTTTGAAAGAGCTGACTGATGCCCGGGGCAGTGAGGAGGTCGAAAAGCGCTTGGTTCAACTGGCAGAAGAAGACGGAGATATACGGGAAATTCATGCCATCCGCAGCCGCCAGACAGGGGGGAGCTTATTACTGGATTGCCATATTCTGGTGGATCCGGAGATGACGATTGAGCATGCCCATGGGATCAGTGAGCGCTTCAAGACGACGATTATCACACAGATGGATAATGTGATTGATGTGGTGATCCATATCGAGCCTTATACTTGTGAGGAAAGACTCGTGAATCCGTGCTCACTGGAGGAACGGCTTCACCAGCAAAAGAATAAGCCAAACCGCTAAGGACGCAGCTTGTTCAGCAGTTTGGTACTTTTTTATCTTTCCGTCTCATTTGTGATTCTCTTTTATTGAGGTGATCTCACTAGGCTTAAAAAGAAAACACCGAATCTATGTGTCATCTAACCGACTGTATATTTGGCTTTTTTTGAACCTTCACGGCTGGCCGGTTTCCGACTGGCTCATGAGAAACCGGGGGATATATGCCGCTGATTCGTATCAAATCTTTACCCTTCGCAGGTGATGTTGAAGTCAATGTTGCTTTAAGTATTTTATCCCAGGCCATTGCAGACGCCACTCAGATTCCCCAGCAACACATCATGATTGTGTGGGAATACATACCCGCCGGCCATTTCGTGCACGGCGGGCAACTGGCAAACCAGCAGCCATCAAACTCACACCCCGTTCTTGTTGATATGGTTGCGCCTAATTTCAACACTGAAGCACAAATTGCAGCCATGCTGGAGCTGATAGCAACCAGTCTGTCACGAACTTTACCTGTCGCGCAGAACAACATTTTTATCAACTACACGCCGGCTTACAGTGACGGTGTGTATGACGATGGCCATGTGGTGGAATGGGAAAGTTAGCGACACCTGTGTCGTCACTGAGCGGTCAGTACCTGTCTGGCAAAAGATTTTTTTGTAAGACCGTGGA
Proteins encoded in this window:
- a CDS encoding cystathionine beta-lyase, producing MADKKALDTKIITAGRSKKWTQQLVNPPVSRASTIVFDSVEEMKHATANRANKALFYGRRGTNTHFAFQDAMVELEGGVGCALYPCGTAAISNAILSFVKTGDHILMVDGAYEPTRDFCDKVLAKMGVETTYYDPMIGEEIRDLIRPNTTVLFLESPCSITMEVQDVPTLARIAHESDIVVMLDNTWASPINFQPFEHGVDISIQAATKYIVGHSDVMLGTATANERCWDQLREHSYLMGQCTSPDDVYLAMRGLRTLGVRLRQHQENSLKVARWLAERPEVDHVRHPALPSCEGHEFYLRDFKGCNGLFSVVLNRGNTEALTALLDGMEHFSMGYSWGGFESLILASEDVNKLRTAKKKHFAGPILRLHIGLEDCDDLIRDLEKGFERLNAVLTAE
- a CDS encoding 4a-hydroxytetrahydrobiopterin dehydratase → MSDLTELKCEACQIDAPMVTDHEMVELTKAIPEWEVLNVEGIKQLERAYKFKNFKLAWAFANQVAEMAEEEFHHPTITLEWGKVTVNWWSHSIKGLHKNDFICAAKTDRLFEN
- a CDS encoding homogentisate 1,2-dioxygenase — its product is MRHWFQFPIIEGKASRQAHCDLPEGTYERECGKEGFFGPASHMYHSNPPTGWVEWDGPLRPRAIDTTRLEQPGESPWDASLVLYNNQLKLRVWNTTQSMNHLVRNGDGDEVLFIHQGSGQLYCDYGHLAFTEGDYITIPRATSWRIEVEEPVSMLLIEATNSGYQMPDRGLAGQHAVYDPAVLEYARIDDAFLAQQNNDQRWQVKLKARDQMNTITYPYNPLDAQGWKGNLTVFKLNWRDIRPLMSHRYHLPPSAHTTFVAHGFVICTFVPRPIESDPGALKVPFYHNNDDYDEVLFYHKGNFFSRDNIEAGMITHHPCGFSHGPHPKALAASQSQPKKETDEVAVMIDTRYPLEVADLPEGVENKDYVYSWINRK
- a CDS encoding cation diffusion facilitator family transporter; protein product: MPEASDQDSVKGKTIRTVTLVGAILNVFLAVVKIGVGKVAGSQALVADGVHSFSDLITDAVILFGSRYWMAPADSNHPYGHGKFETLANVFIGLMLALVGIGMGWDSIETLSDTAPPAPGMLAFYAAVAAIVMKELLYRWTMQKAKHIQSGALRANAWHHRSDALSSVPVAVAVIANAIFPSLKYLDQIAALLVTGMILKAAFEIIWPALKELTDARGSEEVEKRLVQLAEEDGDIREIHAIRSRQTGGSLLLDCHILVDPEMTIEHAHGISERFKTTIITQMDNVIDVVIHIEPYTCEERLVNPCSLEERLHQQKNKPNR
- the phhA gene encoding phenylalanine 4-monooxygenase; amino-acid sequence: MGKATKYVSKQPDENGFIHWSDDEHQIWHDLVTRQLGCIQGRACDEYIQGLELLNLPVDRVPQLAEVNQVLMKSTGWQCVEVPALINFDRFFKLLANKQFPVATFLRSREEFDYLQEPDFFHEVFGHCAMLTHPAFAEFTHTYGRLGFAASKEERVYLARLYWFTVEFGLIRQHGERRIYGGGILSSPGETEYAMTSDKPVYKAFDPVDVLRTPYRIDIMQPIYFEIDGIQQLFELAHQDIMSMVHQAQSLGLHAPLYPPKNKEQVGEYV
- a CDS encoding DNA-3-methyladenine glycosylase I, producing MAEEPKVCAWAMHQPLEREYHDTEWGQVVTDDTVLFEFITLEGAQAGLSWYTILKRREAYRQAFAGYDLKQLAEWGDQEAETILTGFDIIRHRGKVNSVFSNARAALALQQEFGSLSAALWQFVGGVPINHRWESMDQVPASSEASKAMSKFLKKRGFKFVGETICYALMQAVGMVNDHLVDCYCYERAVMSQGAVKGGTDNEKSIEG